AGGAGCGGCCCGGCGAGAAGCGGCGCCCCGCCCAGGAGGATAGCGGTCGAGGCGACGAACATGCTGAACACATCAAGACCTGGCACCAGCACAAAACCCGTGGCGATGAACATCAGCATGATGAGCGGCGGCGCGAAGAGACTGAGCCGGAAGGCAGCCGGAGAGACAATGCGCAAGCGCCCGATCCGACACTGCTGCGCCGCCAGAAACGCGAGAAGGGCGATGGCGAAATCGGCGACCAGCCTGATCAGTCCACCGTCGATCTCCGGCAGGCCCATGCGCTGATAGACAACGCCCAGCGCAATCGCGGCGAGCAGCGTCACAAGCGGGCGATCGGACAGGCGGCTCAACGCACCCCGGCGCATCGCCCCGAGAAACAGGGCGGCGAGAAAGATCAGGAAGATAGTGGTGTATAACGGGGTCATTCGGATGTGCTCTACCGCACTGTGACAAGCTTCGACAGCCGCGCAAAGCCTCTCACGCCCTAAAATAATCCCCATCGTTCTCCACACGATTATCCTGCCTGCCAAAAGCAACTGGCGAGGGTACCTGACAAATGACGAAATCCACGACCGCCTCCATCCAGCAACGACTTGGCAAAGCAATCGGTGATGTCGCGCCGACGCTGGCCGGTGCCCTTGGAGGACCCTTGGCCGGGGCTGCCGTAGGGACGATCTCGCGGGCCATTTTTGGCCGATCGGATGGCGATGTTGCAGGACTGGAAAACGTGATTCTGGCGCAATCGCCGGAGACGATGGTGGCCCTGCGCCGCGCCGAACTCGAGTTTCGGCGCGCCGTCATCGACGCCGACCTTGAAGGGCGACGCATTGCCGCAGACGATCGCGCCAATGCGCGGGCCCGTCAGATCGCGCTGAAAGACCTGACCCCAACCATCATGGGGATCACCGTCATCGGCGGCTTTTTCTTTGTTCTCTGCATCATGTTCTGGCGGGAGCTCCCGGCGGAAACTGACACGGAATTTTCCATCATGCTCGGCGCACTTGCGACCATGACCGCGGCCGTTGTGAATTACTTCTTTGGCTCCACCGCCGACAGCCGCGAAAAAACAAAAATCATGGCCGGTCAGCGTCCATGAAGACGCGCCGCTCCCTTTCAGGGGTTGCGGCCCGGGGGACAGCGACGCAAAAGCGCGTTCGCTTATGTCCAGACCTTCTTTACTCATCGTTGGCGGTGGCCTTGTCGGCCGGGCCCTGGCCTGGCGGATGGCAGCGCACCACGATGTAGCCCTCGTCACTGATGGGCAGGCAGCGGCCAGTTCGGCCGCTGCAGGCATGCTCGCGCCTGCGTTTGAGGCCCTGCATGACCGCGCGGTCCCTGCGCTGCACGCGCTGCTTGAAGACAGTCTGGCATATTGGGACGTCTTTGCGCATGATCTGATGGCGGCCAGTGATCAGAACATTGACTATCGTCGCAACGGCATCATCGGCATCGACTTTCCGCCCGGCGCCCTGCCGGGAGCGGTCGACATCCCCTTACCGGAAGGGATCCGAGGTACGCAGGCGGTATGTCTTGGCCATGAGGGACAGGTGGATCCGCGCCGTGTTCTGACCGCGCTGACGATTGCCTGTGAGCGTGCGGGGGTGGCATCCCATATCGGCCAAGTGGACGCGCTGGTGACCGAAGGCGGCGTTTGCCGGGGCGTGTCCCTCGATGATGGCACCCCCATGCTGGCGGACAGGGTAGTTATCGCGACTGGTGCGCGCGCCGCACTCGTCCCGCATTTGCAGGCGTTGATGGTCCCTGTTCGGGGGCGGGCATACCGAATCGCCCTGCCGGATCATGGGCTCGATCATGTTATCCGTACAGGGAGTATATACCTCTGCCCAAAGGCGGATGGTTCTCTCTATCTGGGGGCGACCGAAGAGACGGCGGACGGCGAAGACAATCGCCTTGATGATCTGTGGCAGGCGGGGTGTGAGCTGTTTCCTGCCCTTGTGGATGGACAGGTCACGGCCATTTTCGACGGACAACGACCGGGGATTCGCGGCGGTGAGCCGCGCATCGGTCGTGATGGTGACGTTGAAAATCTCTATGTCGGTCTGGGGCTGGACCGTAACGGCGTTCTTCTGACGCCGATTGTCACCGACCGGCTCGTCCGCCTGCTGACAGAAGACCAGTTCTAGATGTCTTCTGCCCGGCGGGCCTGACGCCGACGCCAGGCGCGTTTCCATGACCGTGGCCAGAAATGAGTGATGCGATAGCGGCGGCTGAGCCAGCTGGGCATGGCCGCGGGCTGATCGTCACGGTCGTCATCGCTGTCATCACCCGCATTTGAAGCGTGGTCCGGACGATCGGCCACCAGCGGCGCCATGACAACTGGCTCTTCGGCGGCGGCCTCTACCATGACGGGCTCGGCCTCTTCATGGGTCAGGTCCGGAAGTCCGGCCTCGTCGATGGCGGCTTCCACGGGGCAGGCAAGGTCCAGCTCGGAAAAGCCGTGGCTGTCGCCATTGTCGGTATCGCTCTCGTCAGGGGCTGTGTCCGGTGCCGGCTCGACGGCCACAGGCGCTTCGACGATATCGGTGGACAGGGCCTCGACATCAGGGGCCGCATTGTGACGCAAAAGATCGCTCATATCGCGCAGTTCGAGCGGCAACTCATCCATCAGGGAGCGGACAGGGCACTCCTGCGGCGTTCCCGATGCTGGCGTCATGGAGCGGACACGCTGGACGGCCGTGTTCTTGGCCACGGCGCCCGCGACGACAGAGCTCAATGTGGTGCGAAGCGTCGTCCCATACCCATCAAGGCGCAGGCCGTCGGCAAAATTGGTGGTCACGGCGATGCCGGGTGCCGCCTGGTCGAAGCCGCTGGTCATGGGAGTGCCATCTCCGGCCAGTAGCGGGCTCGCGTCGAAGTTCTGCTCCAGGCGACGCTGCAACAGGCGTGCGGAATCGGCGGCGAGCATGGCGGCGCGGCGTTCCTCAGCACGCTCTTGCTGTTCGGTCAGTTCCCGTTCGGCGGCTTTCTGCGCCTCTTGCGCAGCATGGAAGCGGCGCAGGGCGGCGCGCTTGGCTGCAACGATCCGGGCGCGGCGATTCTCCGTTGCCGTATCACGGGCGGTCTCTGCCTTTTTCAGGTCGAGCGGCTTGGTCGCTGGCTTCTCCGCCGTTGGGGCGGGGTCAGTAGTGGAGGCGGTATCGTCGGTGTCAGGGGCTTCGCCGCCAAGAGGACCCGCGCGCCCCAGCGCCTGACCCTGACCCGCGTCAAAGCCGACCGCTTTCAGCGCCGCGGCGGTGGCATCATCTTCGATACCGACGGCCACAACGCAAGCGCCTTTGCTCTGGGCAAATTCGATCAGCTCGGACAGGGCGGACAGGCCCGGACCGCCGCGGCTGGACCGCGCATAGCGCAGGATGTGGTTGCCGCCGGTCTTGATCTCCTGAAACGGAAACGGCTCCAGCGCCTGCATCGTCGCTGTCTCACGCGTGCGGACCTCGAGCGCCAGTTCACAGCCTGTGGCGGCGAGGCGCTCAAAATGATCCAGCTGCTGTAGCGACATCATTTCAGGGGATATCGGTGGACATTCCAGAACCAGTCGGCTGGCGGGGACGCCGGCATTGTGCAGGCACGCCTCGATATCCGCTGGCAGGGTGGGATCGGTCAGATCGCTGAGCCCCAGATTGATCGAGAGGCCGGTTTCGCCGCGGCCGTCCCATTTCACAAAACTGTCCACAGCCTGTTGCAGGACGTAGCGGGTCAACTCGCCGATACGGCCCTGGGCTTCAAAAAACTGGATGAACGCGCCGGGCGGCAGATTGCCAAGACCCGGATGGTCCCAGCGCACGAAGACTTCATGGCGCAGAAGGCTGCCATCCTCGAACGACTTTATAGGCTGGAAAACGGTTTCCAGATGGGCGTTCGCCAGTGCGTTGTCGATGTCGACTCTAGTCAGACGAACGGCACGAGCGCTCATTCTCCACCCATCTTTTCCGGAAGTGTGACCATAACAATCAATTTGTTAATGGCGCCTAAAACATTAGGTCCACCCCTGTCCACGGCGAGTTGCCCACCGATTAAGGCCGAATTATAGCGTTAACGCGTTGAAGAAAACCAGTTTTTTCCACAAGGCGTCAGTATTGGAACTGTTCCTCGAGGATTCGCTCTTCCAGACCTGCCCCCTGATCGAACAGCAGGCAGAGCTCAATATCATCGGCAATGGCCACTTTCACGCGCTCCACATCCCGGATCTCGATATTGTCAGCAGTCGCCGCGACGGTTCGAAAATCGGCGTCCTGCACCTCGAATTCCACCGCCGCTTCGTAGGGCAGCAGTGCACCGCGCCAGCGGCGCGGGCGGAATGGGCTGATCGGGGTCAGTGCGAGAAGGTTCGATGTAATGGGCAGGATCGGCCCATGGGCCGAGAGGTTGTAGGCCGTTGAACCCGCCGGTGTGGCGAGCAGGATGCCATCGCAGATCAGCTGATCCATCTGCACCTGTCCATTCACGCGGATCTTGATCCGGGCCGTCTGGCGGGTTTCCCGCAACAATGCGACCTCGTTGAAGGCCATGGCCTCATGGCTCTGGCCGCTGCTATCGGTCGCGTTCATGCGCAGGGGGTTGATCACCACCGGGCCCGCGACGGCAATGCGGTCGCGAAGATCAGACAGGCGATGCTCGTTCATGAGGAAGCCGACCGTGCCGCAATTCATCCCGTAGATCGGTTTGGGATCAGGCATGGTGTGGCGGAGCACTTCGAGAAGAGTGCCGTCACCGCCGAGGGCAACAATGACATCCGCTTCATCGCGGTCCACATCGCCATATCGTTTGACCAGCTCGGCACGCGCCTCTTGCGCCTTGGGGCGGTCGCTGGCGGCGAAATGCAGCTTCTCGGTGGCTCGTTTATCGCTCATGCCCGCTCTTAAAAGATATGCCGTGCCGCGGATAGGGGCTTGGTCGATACGATGGTGCGGCCTACGTTCATACAGGCGAACACAGTGCACCAATGGAGACCTGTACGATGGACGGATCCACGACCGCCACAAGCCAGCCGGCCATGTCAACGGGGCTGACCGGCCCCGCGCTCGACCCCCGCGATCTGCCCAGCCTGAAAGGGCAGGTCAGCGATGAAGAGTGGCGTATCCGGTGCGAATTGGCGGCAACCTACAGGCTGGCGGCCCTGTTCGGATGGGATGATCTTATCTTCACCCACATCTCGCATCGGTTACCCGATGAAGATGGCGAGCCGCGCTTTCTGATCAATCCGTATGGACTGCTGTTCGAAGAAATCACCGCATCCAGTCTTCTGAAAATCAATATGGATGGTCACAAGATCACCGATAGTCCCTATGCGGCCAATCCGGCGGGGTTCACGATCCATTCCGCCGTCCATGCTGCGCGCCATGACGCCATCTGTGTCCTTCATCTGCACACGCCGTATGGTGTCGCGGTCTCAGTGCAGGAAGACGGTCTGAAACGCTACACTCAGTTTGCGCTCGTGGTACATGATGACCTTGCCTATCACGGCTATGAAGGCATTGCGCTCAACCTTGATGAGCGTGAGCGCCTGATCGAGGACCTGGGCGAGAAGAACTGCATGTTGCTGCGGAACCACGGTACGCTGACGCTCGGTGCCAATTGCGGTATCGCTTTTGCGCGCATGTATTTTCTGGAGCGGGCCTGTGAGACGCAGATTCTTGCGCAAGCTGATAAACGCAAGCGCCTGACACAGGAGAACGCCAAGATGGCGGCGTTGGTTGCCAGCCAGGCGGCGCCGGGCTTTGTCCCCGGTATTGGCGATCGGCTGCTCTGGCCCGGTCTGTTGCGCCGATTGGCGCGGAATAATCCGGGCTGGGATCAATAAAAAAGGCCGGGATCAATCCCGGCCTTTCGTCATTCTTGCGACTGGTGATCAGCGCTGGTTCATCGGGACAAAGTCGCGACGGGCTGCGCCGGTATAGATCTGACGTGGACGGCCGATCTTCTGGTTCGGGTCTGACAGCATTTCCTGCCACTGGGCTATCCAGCCAACGGTCCGGGCCAGGGCGAAGAGGGCCGTGAACATGTCGGTCGGGAAGCCGAGCGCCCGCAGCGTGATACCGGAATAGAAGTCGATATTCGGATAGAGCTTTTTCTGGACGAAATATTCGTCTTCCAGCGCAATGCGCTCCAGCTCCTTGGCCACGGCGAAGATCGGATCTTTCAGCTCAAGAGCGTCAAGCACTTCGTTGGTCGCCTTTTTCATCACAGAGGCGCGGGGATCGTAGTTCTTGTAGACGCGGTGCCCAAAGCCCATCAGGCGGAATGGATCGTCCTTGTCCTTGGCGCGCTTGATGTATTCAGGGATCCGGTCAACCGTACCGATTTCCATCAGCATGCGGAGGGCGGCTTCGTTGGCGCCGCCATGGGCAGGGCCCCATAGGCAGGCGATGCCGGCAGCGATACACGCGAACGGGTTCGCACCGGAGGAGCCGGCGAGACGCACTGTCGAGGTCGACGCGTTCTGCTCGTGGTCCATGTGCAGGATGAAAATCTTGTCGAGTGCCGAGGCGGCAATCTTGTTGATCTCATATTCTTCAGCGGGAACGGAGAAACACATCTGCAGGAAGTTTTCAGTGTAGCTCAGATCGTTCCGTGGGAAGACGAAAGGCTGACCAACATTGTATTTGTGCGCCATGGCCGCAATCGTCGGCATTTTGGCGATCATCCGGTGCACGGCGATATTGCGGTGCTCTGGATCGTGGATGTCGGTTGAGTCGTGATAGAAAGCGGACAGGGCGCCAACGGCACCGCACATCACGGCCATCGGGTGCGCATCACGGCGGAAGCCGTTGAAGAAATTCTTGAAGTGCTCATGCACCATCGTGTGATAGGTGATGTTGTCCCGGAAATCGGTCAGACCGTCGGGCGTTGGCAGTTCACCGTGCAAAAGCAGATAGGCTGTCTCGATAAAATCAGATTGCTCGGCAAGCTGGTCGATCGGATAGCCGCGGTACAGAAGAATGCCTTCGTCACCATCAATATAGGTAATCTGGCTCTCGCAGGATGCAGTGGACGTATATCCTGGATCGAAGGTGAACTTGTCGAGCTGCTTGCCCAACGAGCGAATATCGATGACGTCCTGGCCGTGGGTGCCCGAGTAGACCGGGAACTCGACACCGTCGAGGCTCACCGCACCGGACTGTTTTAGTTTACTTTCCATCTTATCGCTCCATCCAAAAATATGGTCTTCGCTTTATCGTACTGCGACATATAGCTGTCCGCCCGAACGGGCCAACAGCCGTTTGCCGCACCGAATTGTGCGTCGCGACAATAGTCTTTCAAATCTGGTCCGCAAGTCTCGCGAGCGTTTCCTCTTTCCCCAACGCGTAAAGAGTGTTGCCCAAGCCCGGCGAAGGGTGTCCGCCGGTGACTGCGGCCCGGATAGGCGGGCCAATCTTACCAAACGACAGCGACCGTTCTGCTGCATAATCCTGCAACTCCTGGTCGATAACTGTCGCCTGCCACGACCCTATAGCGCCAAGCCTATTGCTAATGTCTTTAAGGATAATATCGGCGCCACCCTGTTTCAGCGGTTTTGCCGCCTTTCCGGTGATGTCGAGCGGCCGAGCGGCAAGAAGATAGGCGGCAGCGTCCGGAAGGTCCGAGAGAAGCCGGCAGCGCTCCTTCAACTGGGGTGCACCGCGATAAAGTCGCTCCATCTGCGCGTCTGACGGCCCCTTGGGCAGAAACTTGACGCCCCCGTCGATAAACGCACCGTCCTCCATCTGCTGCAGATAGTAGGCATTTGTCGCGGCCATTTTCTCAGGGTCGAGCCGCGCAGCGGATTTTGTGATCCCGCCAAGGTCAAATAGCTTCAGGGCCTGCTCGCGCGGTATGATCTCGTCATCCCCATGGGACCAGCCAAGGCGCAACAGCCCGTTCATCACCCCCTCGGGCAGATATCCCTGATCGCGATAGGCCTCGACCCCGAGCGCACCGTGACGTTTCGACAGCTTCTTGCCGTCCTCGCCATGGATCAGCGGGATGTGGGAGAATATCGGGAGGTCCCAGCCCAGCGCGTCGAATAGCTGCTTCTGGCGACCACCATTGATCAGGTGATCATCGCCGCGAATGACGTGGGTCACGCCCATATCATGGTCGTCGACCACCACGGCCAGCATGTAGGTTGGCGTGCCGTCGGACCGCAAAAGAACCATGTCATCAAGGGCATGGTTGGGAAAGCTCACTTCGCCCTGAACCTTGTCCTGCAGAACGGTGTGACCCTCCAACGGGGCTTTGAGCCGCACTGAATAG
This genomic stretch from Parvularcula sp. LCG005 harbors:
- a CDS encoding EAL domain-containing protein, with the protein product MSARAVRLTRVDIDNALANAHLETVFQPIKSFEDGSLLRHEVFVRWDHPGLGNLPPGAFIQFFEAQGRIGELTRYVLQQAVDSFVKWDGRGETGLSINLGLSDLTDPTLPADIEACLHNAGVPASRLVLECPPISPEMMSLQQLDHFERLAATGCELALEVRTRETATMQALEPFPFQEIKTGGNHILRYARSSRGGPGLSALSELIEFAQSKGACVVAVGIEDDATAAALKAVGFDAGQGQALGRAGPLGGEAPDTDDTASTTDPAPTAEKPATKPLDLKKAETARDTATENRRARIVAAKRAALRRFHAAQEAQKAAERELTEQQERAEERRAAMLAADSARLLQRRLEQNFDASPLLAGDGTPMTSGFDQAAPGIAVTTNFADGLRLDGYGTTLRTTLSSVVAGAVAKNTAVQRVRSMTPASGTPQECPVRSLMDELPLELRDMSDLLRHNAAPDVEALSTDIVEAPVAVEPAPDTAPDESDTDNGDSHGFSELDLACPVEAAIDEAGLPDLTHEEAEPVMVEAAAEEPVVMAPLVADRPDHASNAGDDSDDDRDDQPAAMPSWLSRRYRITHFWPRSWKRAWRRRQARRAEDI
- a CDS encoding NAD(P)/FAD-dependent oxidoreductase, coding for MSRPSLLIVGGGLVGRALAWRMAAHHDVALVTDGQAAASSAAAGMLAPAFEALHDRAVPALHALLEDSLAYWDVFAHDLMAASDQNIDYRRNGIIGIDFPPGALPGAVDIPLPEGIRGTQAVCLGHEGQVDPRRVLTALTIACERAGVASHIGQVDALVTEGGVCRGVSLDDGTPMLADRVVIATGARAALVPHLQALMVPVRGRAYRIALPDHGLDHVIRTGSIYLCPKADGSLYLGATEETADGEDNRLDDLWQAGCELFPALVDGQVTAIFDGQRPGIRGGEPRIGRDGDVENLYVGLGLDRNGVLLTPIVTDRLVRLLTEDQF
- a CDS encoding class II aldolase/adducin family protein, whose amino-acid sequence is MDGSTTATSQPAMSTGLTGPALDPRDLPSLKGQVSDEEWRIRCELAATYRLAALFGWDDLIFTHISHRLPDEDGEPRFLINPYGLLFEEITASSLLKINMDGHKITDSPYAANPAGFTIHSAVHAARHDAICVLHLHTPYGVAVSVQEDGLKRYTQFALVVHDDLAYHGYEGIALNLDERERLIEDLGEKNCMLLRNHGTLTLGANCGIAFARMYFLERACETQILAQADKRKRLTQENAKMAALVASQAAPGFVPGIGDRLLWPGLLRRLARNNPGWDQ
- a CDS encoding NAD kinase, with the translated sequence MSDKRATEKLHFAASDRPKAQEARAELVKRYGDVDRDEADVIVALGGDGTLLEVLRHTMPDPKPIYGMNCGTVGFLMNEHRLSDLRDRIAVAGPVVINPLRMNATDSSGQSHEAMAFNEVALLRETRQTARIKIRVNGQVQMDQLICDGILLATPAGSTAYNLSAHGPILPITSNLLALTPISPFRPRRWRGALLPYEAAVEFEVQDADFRTVAATADNIEIRDVERVKVAIADDIELCLLFDQGAGLEERILEEQFQY
- the gltX gene encoding glutamate--tRNA ligase is translated as MADRQRIVTRFAPSPTGYLHIGGARTALFNWLYARGAQAAPGSQFLLRIEDTDRARHNADAVKAITDGLTWLGLDWDGEPISQFERAERHAEAVRSLLDTGHAYRCWLAGDELEAARQTARDSNTRFTSPWRDHTGPTPDGPYSVRLKAPLEGHTVLQDKVQGEVSFPNHALDDMVLLRSDGTPTYMLAVVVDDHDMGVTHVIRGDDHLINGGRQKQLFDALGWDLPIFSHIPLIHGEDGKKLSKRHGALGVEAYRDQGYLPEGVMNGLLRLGWSHGDDEIIPREQALKLFDLGGITKSAARLDPEKMAATNAYYLQQMEDGAFIDGGVKFLPKGPSDAQMERLYRGAPQLKERCRLLSDLPDAAAYLLAARPLDITGKAAKPLKQGGADIILKDISNRLGAIGSWQATVIDQELQDYAAERSLSFGKIGPPIRAAVTGGHPSPGLGNTLYALGKEETLARLADQI
- a CDS encoding citrate synthase, giving the protein MESKLKQSGAVSLDGVEFPVYSGTHGQDVIDIRSLGKQLDKFTFDPGYTSTASCESQITYIDGDEGILLYRGYPIDQLAEQSDFIETAYLLLHGELPTPDGLTDFRDNITYHTMVHEHFKNFFNGFRRDAHPMAVMCGAVGALSAFYHDSTDIHDPEHRNIAVHRMIAKMPTIAAMAHKYNVGQPFVFPRNDLSYTENFLQMCFSVPAEEYEINKIAASALDKIFILHMDHEQNASTSTVRLAGSSGANPFACIAAGIACLWGPAHGGANEAALRMLMEIGTVDRIPEYIKRAKDKDDPFRLMGFGHRVYKNYDPRASVMKKATNEVLDALELKDPIFAVAKELERIALEDEYFVQKKLYPNIDFYSGITLRALGFPTDMFTALFALARTVGWIAQWQEMLSDPNQKIGRPRQIYTGAARRDFVPMNQR